Proteins found in one Mucilaginibacter terrenus genomic segment:
- a CDS encoding TatD family hydrolase, with amino-acid sequence MCCSHSFENPPYPSDAKPETFDISAVKCMKFFDPHVHMTSRTTDDYQAMADAGVVALIEPAFWLGQPRTGLDSFRDYYSSLIGWERFRSSQFGIKHYCTIGLNSREANNEALAEQVMELLPLFIYKEGVVGVGEIGFDDQTAAEEKYYRAQLDLAKEASLPVQVHTPHRDKKRGTQRSMDIALEQGLDPYSVIIDHNNEETVKEVLDRGFWAAFTIYPFTKMGNQRMVEIVKQYGSERIMINSAADWGISDPLAVPKTAALMQQQGISKADIELVTYRNAITAFAQSRQIDEADFGVNIDQSAKFAGNSILRGGQQPRIDKSSIIIS; translated from the coding sequence ATGTGCTGCAGCCATTCTTTTGAGAATCCGCCTTACCCATCCGACGCCAAGCCGGAAACCTTTGATATCAGCGCCGTAAAATGCATGAAGTTTTTTGACCCGCATGTTCACATGACATCGCGCACTACCGACGATTACCAGGCCATGGCCGATGCCGGTGTGGTGGCTTTAATAGAGCCAGCCTTTTGGTTAGGTCAACCGCGTACGGGGTTGGATAGTTTCCGTGATTATTACAGCAGTTTGATCGGCTGGGAGCGTTTTCGTTCGTCGCAATTTGGTATAAAACATTATTGTACTATTGGATTGAACTCGCGCGAGGCTAATAATGAAGCTTTGGCGGAGCAGGTAATGGAGTTATTGCCGCTGTTTATTTACAAAGAAGGCGTAGTAGGTGTAGGCGAGATCGGCTTTGACGACCAAACCGCTGCCGAAGAGAAATATTACCGTGCCCAACTGGATCTGGCTAAAGAGGCCAGCTTACCCGTACAGGTGCACACCCCGCATCGTGATAAAAAACGCGGCACCCAACGCAGTATGGATATCGCCTTAGAACAAGGCTTGGATCCTTACTCGGTGATCATTGACCATAATAACGAGGAGACTGTGAAAGAGGTACTGGACCGCGGCTTTTGGGCTGCGTTTACTATTTATCCGTTTACCAAAATGGGTAACCAGCGCATGGTCGAGATCGTGAAACAATATGGTTCAGAGCGTATTATGATCAACTCTGCGGCCGATTGGGGCATCAGCGATCCGCTAGCCGTACCAAAAACCGCCGCATTGATGCAGCAACAAGGCATCAGCAAAGCGGATATCGAATTGGTGACCTACCGTAACGCCATCACAGCCTTTGCACAAAGTAGGCAGATAGACGAGGCCGATTTTGGTGTCAACATTGATCAGAGTGCAAAGTTTGCAGGTAACAGCATTTTGCGTGGTGGTCAGCAACCGCGTATAGATAAATCGTCCATCATCATCAGCTAA
- the eboC gene encoding UbiA-like protein EboC (EboC, a homolog the polyprenyltransferase UbiA, belongs to system of proteins involved in the trafficking of precursor metabolites to an extracytoplasmic compartment so that the biosynthesis of certain natural products, such as scytonemin, can be completed.), with the protein MMRPANVVTSVADVLAGIAITGVFTQPGALTMQGYLSQVLLLSLSTACLYAGGIVFNDVFDADLDKIERPERAIPSGIITIKQASTLGVVLLIIGIVAAFVCNNISGAIAAAIAFFALLYNKSSKHHPFFGPLNMGFCRGLNLMLGISIVPSLLSAWYPLVIVPIIYIFCITMISRGEVHGGSRRNLYIGSGLYAVVAGTIVYFGLRNNTLLMTAIFVIPFLYMIFKPLLKAIKEPIGKNIGGAVKAGVISLILMDAAWAATFSTIYVALLIACLLPLSMWLSRIFAVT; encoded by the coding sequence ATGATGCGCCCGGCCAACGTGGTTACCTCGGTAGCCGACGTGCTGGCGGGCATAGCCATCACTGGTGTATTTACCCAGCCAGGCGCTTTAACCATGCAAGGCTATCTGTCGCAGGTGTTATTATTAAGCCTATCTACAGCTTGCCTGTACGCGGGGGGCATCGTTTTTAATGATGTGTTCGATGCCGACCTGGACAAGATAGAGCGCCCTGAGCGTGCCATCCCAAGCGGGATCATTACGATTAAACAAGCATCTACCTTGGGTGTAGTTTTACTTATTATCGGAATCGTAGCAGCGTTCGTATGCAACAATATTTCGGGTGCCATAGCCGCAGCTATCGCGTTCTTTGCGTTACTGTATAACAAAAGTAGCAAGCATCACCCGTTCTTTGGTCCGCTAAACATGGGCTTTTGCAGGGGATTGAATTTGATGCTGGGCATCAGCATCGTACCGTCGTTATTATCTGCCTGGTATCCGTTGGTTATCGTGCCTATCATTTACATCTTCTGTATTACGATGATTAGCAGGGGCGAGGTACACGGTGGCAGCAGGCGTAACCTGTATATCGGCTCGGGCTTGTACGCCGTTGTAGCCGGTACTATCGTTTATTTTGGGTTGCGTAATAATACTTTGTTAATGACGGCCATATTCGTTATTCCGTTTTTGTATATGATATTTAAGCCGCTGCTAAAGGCCATTAAAGAGCCTATCGGTAAGAATATCGGCGGCGCGGTGAAGGCCGGCGTGATATCATTGATATTGATGGACGCGGCCTGGGCGGCTACCTTCAGTACTATTTATGTGGCGCTGCTGATAGCCTGTTTGTTACCTTTATCCATGTGGTTGTCGCGTATATTTGCCGTTACATGA
- a CDS encoding 3-dehydroquinate synthase → MEHLQQSFTVKFEYNVFFTAGLFEVGNNILANFLSQTKSAAQRKIFFVIDAGVAEAHPQLRSQIKNYFATHTAVKLVPEMLIVAGGEEVKNDTQHFDQVVEAVNTYGIDRHSYIAAIGGGSVLDMVGYAAAVSHRGIKHIRIPTTVLSQNDSGIGVKNGINYFNKKNFLGTFAPPVAVFNDELFLHTLNERDWRSGISEAIKVALIKDANFFDWIEEHTTALAQRDMMAMAELIWRCAKLHMEHIAGADPFESGSSRPLDFGHWSAHKLEYLSNFEVRHGEAVAMGIALDTVYSQLSGRLTPTDSQRVIDVLITLGFEVTHPLMQVNEGKSPLLAGLEEFREHLGGQLTIMLLSAIGMGEEVHEMDAALLEEAGHVLANKTHQQLQ, encoded by the coding sequence ATGGAGCATTTACAACAGTCGTTCACTGTAAAGTTTGAATATAACGTGTTTTTCACTGCCGGCCTCTTCGAGGTGGGCAATAACATATTGGCCAATTTTCTGTCGCAGACAAAAAGCGCAGCGCAGCGTAAGATCTTTTTTGTGATCGATGCCGGCGTGGCCGAAGCGCACCCGCAATTGAGGTCGCAGATCAAGAACTATTTTGCCACCCATACGGCTGTTAAATTAGTTCCTGAGATGCTGATCGTTGCCGGTGGTGAGGAGGTAAAGAACGATACCCAACATTTTGACCAGGTGGTTGAAGCGGTAAACACCTACGGTATCGACCGCCACTCGTACATCGCTGCTATTGGAGGTGGTTCGGTGCTGGACATGGTGGGTTATGCCGCCGCGGTATCGCATCGCGGGATAAAACACATCCGCATCCCGACTACGGTACTGTCACAAAATGACTCTGGTATCGGCGTAAAGAACGGTATCAACTATTTTAACAAAAAGAACTTTCTGGGCACCTTCGCGCCACCGGTAGCGGTTTTTAACGATGAGTTATTCCTGCACACGCTGAACGAGCGCGACTGGCGGTCGGGCATATCCGAAGCTATTAAAGTGGCGCTGATCAAAGACGCTAACTTTTTTGATTGGATAGAAGAGCATACCACGGCATTGGCCCAGCGCGATATGATGGCGATGGCCGAGCTGATCTGGCGTTGCGCTAAACTGCACATGGAGCACATAGCCGGCGCCGATCCTTTTGAAAGTGGCTCATCCCGTCCTCTGGATTTTGGTCACTGGAGCGCACATAAATTAGAATACCTCAGCAACTTCGAAGTTCGCCATGGCGAGGCTGTTGCAATGGGTATCGCATTGGATACGGTTTATTCTCAGCTTTCTGGACGTTTAACACCTACAGATAGTCAGCGTGTTATTGATGTGTTGATCACCCTAGGTTTTGAGGTGACACATCCATTGATGCAGGTTAACGAAGGCAAAAGCCCTTTACTTGCAGGTCTGGAAGAATTTAGAGAGCACCTTGGCGGTCAGTTGACAATTATGTTGTTAAGCGCCATAGGTATGGGAGAAGAGGTCCACGAGATGGATGCCGCTTTATTAGAAGAGGCAGGCCACGTCTTAGCAAACAAAACGCATCAGCAATTACAATAG
- the eboE gene encoding metabolite traffic protein EboE — MQILHNTHLSYCTNIHPGESWAAHFESLKQNFPQVKADVSPDAAMGIGLRLSNQASIEILSGDNLQEFKQWLADNDAYVFTMNGFPYGGFHDTVVKDQVHAPDWTTVDRVAYTQRIFGILAALLPEGMEGGISTSPLSYKHWFATANEMQEATVIATKNILAIAEQLNDIYTKSGITLHLDIEPEPDGVLETGREFIDWYEQVLLPLGAEQFGDTAEEIIKRHIQLCYDVCHFAIGYESHREVIDELATKCIKTGKIQISAALKASFDADNKQTVLDEFAKFDEPTYLHQVIARLPDGQLARYPDLPDALLLKDDALEWRAHFHVPIFLESFGLLNSTQSDIREVLAIWKEQPFTNHLEAETYTWGVLPAELKIPIANSIGRELNWVIGQLNL, encoded by the coding sequence ATGCAGATCCTTCATAATACACATTTAAGTTACTGCACCAATATCCACCCGGGCGAGAGCTGGGCAGCGCACTTTGAGTCGCTAAAGCAGAATTTTCCGCAGGTGAAAGCTGACGTTTCGCCTGATGCCGCAATGGGCATAGGTCTGCGCTTATCTAATCAGGCAAGTATCGAGATATTGTCGGGCGATAACCTGCAAGAGTTTAAACAATGGTTGGCAGATAATGATGCTTATGTCTTTACCATGAATGGTTTCCCGTACGGAGGGTTTCATGATACTGTGGTAAAAGATCAGGTGCATGCTCCGGATTGGACAACTGTTGATCGTGTGGCTTATACCCAACGCATCTTTGGCATACTGGCGGCGCTGTTGCCAGAAGGTATGGAAGGCGGCATATCTACCTCGCCGTTAAGCTATAAACATTGGTTCGCTACCGCGAATGAGATGCAGGAGGCAACGGTTATCGCTACAAAAAATATCCTGGCCATAGCCGAACAATTGAATGATATTTACACCAAGAGTGGCATTACCCTTCACCTTGATATAGAACCCGAACCTGATGGTGTTTTAGAGACAGGCCGCGAGTTTATCGATTGGTACGAACAGGTGTTGTTGCCTTTAGGTGCCGAGCAATTTGGAGATACGGCAGAGGAGATCATTAAACGCCATATCCAGTTATGTTATGATGTTTGCCACTTCGCTATCGGTTACGAATCGCATCGTGAAGTGATCGATGAATTAGCTACGAAATGTATTAAGACCGGTAAGATCCAGATCAGCGCTGCCTTAAAAGCCTCTTTTGATGCTGATAATAAACAAACCGTGCTGGACGAATTTGCTAAGTTTGACGAGCCGACCTATCTGCACCAGGTGATCGCGAGGTTGCCTGACGGGCAGTTAGCCCGCTACCCGGATCTGCCGGACGCGCTTCTATTAAAAGACGACGCTTTAGAATGGCGCGCCCATTTTCATGTGCCTATATTTTTGGAGAGCTTCGGGTTGCTTAATTCCACCCAAAGTGATATCCGTGAGGTGTTGGCTATTTGGAAAGAGCAGCCTTTTACTAACCATTTAGAAGCCGAGACCTATACCTGGGGCGTATTGCCTGCGGAGTTGAAGATCCCGATCGCTAACTCCATCGGTCGCGAGTTGAATTGGGTGATCGGGCAACTTAACCTGTAA
- a CDS encoding alkaline phosphatase family protein gives MNKTVVIDIVGLSTSVIGEHTPFLSAYIAKNNLNVIEPVLPAVTTSVQSTYVTGKWPSENGIVGNGWYDRTDSEIKFWKQSNKLVIGDKIWDKAKALDPSFTTSKMFWWYNMYSSADYSVTPRPQYLADGRKQPDCYSQPPELRDELQNKLGQFPLFQFWGPGANIKSTRWIADAAMYTDDQHNPTLTLIYLPHLDYCLQKFGPDLTKIAPELKQIDEVVKDLVTFYERKGAKIILLSEYGIAPVSNPIHLNRLLRQNDMLGIRVENGLELLDPGVSKAFAVADHQIAHIYINDPSVTDKVKGLIKSVKGVELVLDRAEQKKYNIDHERAGDLVVMADKDSWFTYYFWLDDAVAPDYARMVDIHKKPGYDPVEMFMTSKGRAAYKLLRKKLGFRYVMDVIPLEATLIKGSHGRVNIEDKFKAVLVTANKINQEMVTAVDVYDVIWKTLTEQ, from the coding sequence ATGAATAAAACGGTGGTTATTGATATTGTTGGCCTGTCAACCTCGGTGATCGGCGAGCATACGCCATTTTTGAGCGCTTACATTGCGAAAAACAATCTGAACGTTATTGAACCAGTGTTGCCTGCCGTGACCACCTCGGTACAGTCCACCTACGTGACCGGCAAATGGCCGTCGGAGAATGGTATAGTTGGCAATGGATGGTATGACCGTACAGATAGCGAGATCAAGTTCTGGAAGCAATCTAACAAACTGGTCATCGGCGATAAGATATGGGATAAAGCCAAAGCGCTAGATCCTTCGTTCACTACTTCAAAGATGTTCTGGTGGTACAATATGTATTCGAGTGCTGATTACTCGGTAACACCACGCCCGCAATACTTAGCTGATGGCCGTAAACAACCAGATTGCTATTCGCAACCGCCTGAATTGCGCGATGAACTTCAAAATAAATTAGGCCAGTTCCCGCTGTTTCAGTTTTGGGGGCCCGGTGCTAATATCAAGTCTACCCGTTGGATAGCCGATGCTGCTATGTATACTGATGATCAGCATAACCCAACCTTGACGCTGATCTACCTGCCGCACCTCGATTATTGCCTTCAAAAATTTGGTCCGGATCTGACCAAGATCGCACCTGAACTGAAACAGATAGATGAGGTGGTAAAAGACCTGGTGACATTTTACGAGCGTAAAGGTGCAAAGATCATCCTGCTGTCCGAATATGGCATCGCCCCGGTAAGCAATCCTATACATTTGAATCGTCTGTTACGTCAAAACGATATGCTGGGCATACGTGTGGAGAACGGTTTGGAATTATTGGATCCCGGTGTATCAAAAGCATTTGCGGTAGCGGATCACCAGATAGCCCATATCTATATCAATGACCCGTCGGTTACTGATAAGGTAAAGGGCCTGATCAAGTCGGTAAAAGGAGTAGAGTTGGTACTTGACCGTGCCGAACAAAAGAAATACAACATCGACCACGAACGTGCCGGCGACCTGGTGGTAATGGCCGATAAAGACAGCTGGTTCACCTATTATTTTTGGCTGGATGATGCCGTAGCGCCTGACTATGCCCGTATGGTTGATATACACAAGAAGCCGGGTTACGACCCGGTAGAGATGTTTATGACGTCGAAAGGTCGTGCGGCTTATAAATTACTGCGTAAAAAATTAGGCTTTCGTTATGTGATGGATGTTATCCCGCTGGAGGCTACGCTGATCAAAGGATCACATGGCAGAGTGAATATTGAAGACAAATTTAAAGCTGTGCTGGTTACAGCTAATAAAATTAACCAGGAGATGGTCACTGCCGTTGATGTTTATGATGTAATATGGAAGACGCTAACTGAACAGTAG